A portion of the Enterobacter sp. SA187 genome contains these proteins:
- the acrD gene encoding multidrug efflux RND transporter permease AcrD codes for MANFFIDRPIFAWVLAIILCLTGALAIFSLPVEQYPDLAPPNVRVTANYPGASAQTLENTVTQVIEQNMTGLDNLMYMSSQSSGTGQASITLSFKAGTDPDEAVQQVQNQLQSAMRKLPQAVQNQGVTVRKTGDTNILTIAFVSTDGSMDKQDIADYVASNIQEPLSRVNGVGDIDAYGSQYSMRIWLDPAKLNSFQLTATDVTDAIKSQNAQIAVGQLGGTPSVDDQALNATINAQSLLQTPEQFRAITLRVNQDGSEVKLGDVATVEMGAEKYDNLSRFNGKAASGLGVKLASGANEMETSKLVIDRLNELAPFFPHGLEYKVAYETTSFVKASIIDVVKTLIEAIALVFLVMYLFLQNFRATLIPTIAVPVVLLGTFAVLYAFGYSINTLTMFAMVLAIGLLVDDAIVVVENVERIMTEEGLSPREATRKSMGQIQGALVGIAMVLSAVFVPMAFFGGTTGAIYRQFSITIVAAMVLSVLVAMILTPALCATMLKPLHKGEQHGQRGFFGWFNRMFNRNAARYESGVAKILHRSLRWMVVYVLLLGGMVFLFLRLPTSFLPQEDRGMFTTSVQLPSGATQQQTLKVVQKIEDYFFTHEKDTVTSVFATVGSGPGGNGQNVARMFVRLKDWEERDSETGTSFAIIERATKAFSRINEARVFASSPPAISGLGSSAGFDMELQDHAGAGHDALMAARDQLMTLAGDNKQLTRVRHNGLDDSPQLQIDIDQRKAQALGVSIDDINDTLQTAWGSSYVNDFMDRGRVKKVYVQAAAKYRMLPDDINLWYVRNKNGSMVPFSAFASSRWETGSPRLERYNGYSAVEIVGEAAPGVSTGTAMDIMENLVKQLPGGFGLEWTAMSYQERLSGAQAPALYAISLLVVFLCLAALYESWSVPFSVMLVVPLGVIGALLATWMRGLENDVYFQVGLLTVIGLSAKNAILIVEFANEMNARGQDLLSATLYACRQRLRPILMTSLAFIFGVLPMATSTGAGSGSQHAVGTGVMGGMISATVLAIFFVPLFFVLVRQRFPLKDGQ; via the coding sequence ATGGCGAATTTCTTTATAGATCGCCCCATTTTTGCCTGGGTGTTAGCCATTATTCTCTGCCTGACCGGCGCCCTGGCCATTTTTTCATTACCCGTTGAGCAATATCCCGATCTCGCCCCGCCTAATGTGCGGGTCACCGCCAACTATCCCGGCGCGTCGGCGCAGACGCTGGAAAACACCGTCACCCAGGTGATCGAGCAGAACATGACCGGTCTCGATAACCTGATGTATATGTCGTCGCAGAGCAGCGGCACCGGCCAGGCGTCCATCACCCTGAGCTTTAAAGCCGGTACCGATCCGGACGAAGCAGTGCAGCAGGTGCAAAACCAGTTGCAGTCGGCGATGCGTAAGCTGCCGCAGGCGGTGCAGAATCAGGGGGTGACGGTACGTAAAACCGGCGATACCAACATCCTGACCATCGCCTTTGTCTCCACCGACGGCTCCATGGATAAGCAAGATATTGCCGATTATGTCGCCAGTAATATTCAGGAGCCGCTGAGCCGCGTGAACGGCGTTGGCGATATTGACGCTTATGGTTCGCAGTATTCGATGCGTATCTGGCTCGATCCGGCGAAGCTCAACAGCTTCCAGCTCACCGCCACCGACGTGACGGACGCCATTAAATCCCAGAACGCGCAGATCGCCGTCGGCCAGCTGGGCGGCACGCCGTCGGTGGATGACCAGGCGCTGAACGCCACCATTAACGCCCAGTCGCTGCTGCAAACCCCGGAGCAGTTCCGCGCCATCACCCTGCGCGTGAATCAGGATGGCTCAGAGGTGAAGCTGGGGGATGTGGCCACCGTCGAAATGGGCGCGGAGAAGTATGACAACCTCAGCCGCTTTAACGGGAAGGCCGCCTCCGGACTGGGGGTGAAACTGGCCTCCGGCGCCAACGAAATGGAAACCTCGAAGCTGGTGATCGACCGCCTCAACGAACTGGCGCCTTTTTTCCCGCATGGCCTCGAATATAAAGTCGCCTACGAAACCACCTCCTTTGTAAAAGCGTCGATTATCGACGTGGTGAAAACCCTTATCGAAGCCATCGCGCTGGTCTTCCTGGTGATGTACCTGTTTTTACAGAATTTCCGCGCCACCCTGATCCCGACCATTGCCGTGCCTGTGGTGCTGCTCGGCACCTTTGCGGTGCTTTACGCCTTCGGCTACAGCATCAATACCCTGACCATGTTTGCGATGGTGCTGGCCATCGGTCTGCTGGTGGATGATGCCATTGTGGTGGTGGAGAACGTCGAGCGCATCATGACGGAGGAAGGCCTGTCGCCCCGCGAGGCGACACGCAAATCCATGGGGCAGATTCAGGGTGCGCTGGTGGGTATCGCGATGGTGCTGTCGGCGGTGTTCGTGCCGATGGCCTTTTTCGGCGGCACCACAGGAGCTATTTACCGGCAGTTCTCCATTACTATCGTCGCCGCCATGGTGCTGTCGGTACTGGTGGCGATGATCCTCACCCCGGCGCTGTGCGCCACCATGCTTAAACCGCTGCATAAAGGCGAGCAGCACGGTCAGAGAGGGTTCTTTGGCTGGTTTAACCGCATGTTTAACCGCAACGCCGCACGCTATGAGTCCGGCGTGGCGAAGATCCTGCACCGCAGCCTGCGCTGGATGGTGGTTTATGTCCTGCTGCTGGGGGGCATGGTGTTTCTGTTTTTACGCCTGCCGACTTCGTTTTTACCCCAGGAAGATCGCGGCATGTTCACCACCTCGGTACAGCTGCCGAGCGGCGCCACCCAGCAGCAGACGCTGAAAGTGGTGCAGAAAATCGAAGACTATTTCTTCACCCATGAGAAAGATACCGTCACCTCGGTATTTGCCACCGTCGGCTCCGGCCCTGGCGGTAACGGGCAGAACGTGGCGCGGATGTTTGTGCGCCTGAAAGACTGGGAAGAGCGGGACAGCGAAACCGGCACCTCTTTCGCCATTATCGAACGCGCCACTAAAGCGTTCAGCCGCATTAATGAAGCGCGGGTATTCGCCAGCAGCCCGCCCGCGATCAGCGGACTGGGTAGCTCGGCGGGTTTTGATATGGAACTACAGGATCACGCCGGAGCCGGACACGATGCGCTGATGGCCGCCCGCGACCAGCTTATGACGCTGGCGGGGGATAATAAACAGCTTACCCGCGTAAGGCACAACGGGCTGGACGACAGTCCGCAGTTGCAGATCGATATCGATCAGCGCAAAGCGCAGGCGCTGGGCGTCTCCATTGATGACATTAACGACACGCTGCAAACGGCGTGGGGCTCCAGCTATGTGAATGACTTTATGGATCGCGGCCGCGTGAAAAAGGTTTATGTGCAGGCCGCCGCCAAATATCGCATGCTGCCGGACGACATCAACCTGTGGTACGTGCGCAATAAAAACGGCAGCATGGTGCCCTTCTCCGCCTTCGCCAGTTCGCGCTGGGAGACGGGTTCGCCACGACTGGAGCGCTATAACGGCTATTCAGCGGTGGAGATCGTCGGCGAGGCTGCGCCGGGCGTCAGTACCGGCACCGCGATGGACATTATGGAAAACCTGGTGAAACAGCTGCCGGGCGGTTTTGGCCTGGAGTGGACGGCGATGTCGTATCAGGAACGTCTGTCGGGCGCGCAGGCACCGGCGCTGTACGCCATTTCGCTGCTGGTGGTGTTCCTCTGCCTGGCAGCGCTGTACGAAAGCTGGTCGGTGCCCTTCTCGGTAATGCTGGTGGTGCCGCTGGGGGTGATAGGCGCGCTGCTCGCCACCTGGATGCGCGGGCTGGAAAACGACGTTTACTTCCAGGTGGGGCTGTTAACGGTCATTGGCCTGTCGGCGAAGAACGCCATTCTGATCGTGGAATTTGCCAATGAGATGAACGCCAGAGGCCAGGATCTGCTCTCCGCCACGCTTTACGCCTGCCGTCAGCGTCTACGCCCGATCCTGATGACCTCGCTGGCGTTTATTTTCGGCGTGCTGCCGATGGCGACCAGTACCGGCGCAGGCTCCGGCAGCCAGCATGCGGTGGGCACCGGGGTGATGGGCGGGATGATTTCCGCCACTGTGCTGGCCATCTTCTTTGTGCCGCTGTTCTTCGTGCTGGTGCGTCAGCGCTTCCCGCTGAAAGACGGTCAGTAA
- the ypfM gene encoding protein YpfM, with product MIEHELGNWKDFIEGMLRK from the coding sequence ATGATTGAACATGAACTGGGGAACTGGAAAGACTTTATCGAAGGCATGCTTCGTAAATAA